A genome region from Deltaproteobacteria bacterium includes the following:
- the nuoL gene encoding NADH-quinone oxidoreductase subunit L, whose amino-acid sequence MEHKEAIANAVQVGWLWLIPAFPLLGTALNAFLGARLQKKFGKGAVHAIAVGAMVLSCVVAEVAFWKMVFAHPHERFFEDHLWTMWQSGALKADLSFGLDPLGMLMTMIVTHVATLIHVYSVGYMADEPAYWRFFMWLNLFVFSMLLLVMGSNFLVMFFGWEGVGLCSWGLIAFWYEDIEKAKAGMKAFVVNRFGDFGFIIGLFILFWSLSGTWAHGTNKYVPEKGLSGAVRGVAPVLPRTAPSGVKLGPTVEFRELRNQIADESSGMAERLKKMTFWGFPVLAVVCILFFVGAAGKSAQIPLYVWLPDAMAGPTPVSALIHAATMVTAGVYMVARLNFLFALSPPAMTVVATVGCLTALFAASIGFFQYDIKKVLAYSTVSQLGFMFIGVGVGAYWAGVFHLMTHAFFKACLFLASGSVILACHHEQDMRKMGGLREYTPITRWTYLAACLAIAGFPVASGFYSKDEILWKAFTARGLMAEWLGPAIWLVGTVAALGTSFYMFRSYFMTFTGSYRGGEGHEDKERLEDPHAMSAHLHAGAADAAPSHGAAVAQVQATDAPHQHDASHGAAAVHDDHGHHGGGLPQESPKTMTYVLIALAAGAVLAGFIFGWPSAWGGHEPLLEQWLSPSLPAAELVPFAHASHSTELLFQLIGGVVVAGGGFVFAYLLYNDNKSSIPARLKATFPRAWGLVYNKYYVDELYQVTIVRGALLFSRAMYWVDQNLIDGLVNLMGLLGRSVAYVDAGIDKYIVDGAVNGLASLTWNSGRALRRIQTGHIQAYLYGALGGAIAFVIIQYVIR is encoded by the coding sequence ATGGAACACAAGGAAGCGATCGCGAACGCGGTTCAGGTCGGCTGGCTCTGGCTGATCCCGGCCTTTCCGCTGCTCGGGACCGCGCTCAACGCCTTCCTCGGGGCGCGGCTGCAGAAAAAGTTTGGCAAGGGCGCCGTCCACGCCATCGCGGTCGGGGCCATGGTGCTCTCCTGCGTGGTCGCGGAAGTGGCGTTCTGGAAGATGGTCTTCGCTCACCCACACGAGCGCTTCTTCGAGGACCACCTCTGGACGATGTGGCAGTCGGGGGCGCTGAAGGCCGACCTCAGCTTCGGCCTCGATCCTCTCGGCATGTTGATGACGATGATCGTCACCCACGTGGCGACGCTCATCCACGTCTACTCCGTCGGCTACATGGCGGACGAACCGGCCTACTGGCGGTTCTTCATGTGGCTGAACTTGTTCGTCTTCTCGATGCTGCTCCTGGTGATGGGTTCTAATTTTCTGGTGATGTTCTTCGGCTGGGAAGGCGTAGGCCTTTGTAGTTGGGGCCTGATCGCCTTCTGGTACGAGGACATCGAGAAGGCGAAGGCAGGCATGAAGGCCTTCGTGGTGAACCGGTTCGGCGATTTCGGCTTCATCATCGGTCTCTTCATCCTCTTCTGGTCGCTCTCGGGCACATGGGCCCATGGGACCAACAAGTACGTGCCCGAGAAGGGCCTGAGCGGAGCCGTGCGCGGAGTCGCTCCCGTCCTGCCCAGGACGGCGCCGAGCGGCGTGAAGCTCGGGCCGACGGTCGAGTTCCGCGAGCTGCGCAACCAGATCGCCGACGAGTCCAGCGGGATGGCCGAGCGCCTCAAGAAGATGACCTTCTGGGGCTTCCCGGTCCTGGCCGTGGTCTGCATCCTGTTCTTCGTCGGGGCGGCGGGAAAGAGCGCCCAGATCCCCCTGTACGTCTGGCTCCCCGACGCGATGGCCGGGCCGACTCCGGTCTCCGCCCTCATCCACGCGGCGACGATGGTGACGGCGGGCGTCTACATGGTGGCGCGGCTCAACTTCCTCTTCGCCCTCAGCCCGCCGGCGATGACGGTGGTGGCGACGGTCGGCTGCCTGACGGCGCTCTTCGCCGCGTCGATCGGCTTCTTCCAGTACGACATCAAGAAGGTGCTCGCCTACAGCACCGTCTCGCAGCTCGGGTTCATGTTCATCGGCGTGGGAGTCGGAGCGTACTGGGCCGGCGTCTTCCACCTGATGACGCACGCGTTCTTCAAGGCCTGCCTCTTCCTCGCATCCGGTTCGGTCATCCTCGCCTGCCACCACGAGCAGGACATGCGCAAGATGGGCGGGCTGCGCGAGTACACGCCGATTACGCGCTGGACCTACCTCGCCGCCTGCCTTGCCATCGCCGGTTTCCCGGTGGCGAGCGGCTTCTACTCGAAGGACGAGATCCTCTGGAAAGCCTTCACCGCCCGCGGCCTGATGGCCGAATGGCTCGGGCCGGCGATCTGGCTGGTGGGAACGGTCGCCGCGCTGGGGACCAGCTTCTACATGTTCCGCTCGTACTTCATGACCTTCACCGGTTCGTACCGGGGCGGCGAAGGACACGAGGACAAGGAGCGGCTCGAGGACCCGCACGCGATGTCCGCGCATCTCCACGCCGGCGCTGCCGACGCCGCGCCGAGCCACGGCGCCGCGGTCGCGCAGGTGCAGGCGACCGACGCGCCGCACCAGCACGATGCGAGCCACGGCGCCGCGGCGGTGCACGACGATCACGGCCACCACGGCGGAGGTCTCCCTCAGGAATCGCCGAAGACGATGACGTACGTGCTCATCGCCCTGGCGGCGGGGGCGGTGCTGGCGGGCTTCATCTTCGGCTGGCCATCGGCCTGGGGCGGCCATGAGCCGCTGCTCGAGCAGTGGCTCTCGCCCAGCCTGCCCGCGGCCGAGCTGGTGCCATTTGCGCACGCGTCGCATTCGACCGAGCTGCTCTTCCAGCTCATCGGCGGGGTCGTGGTGGCAGGCGGCGGTTTCGTCTTCGCGTACCTGCTCTACAACGACAACAAGAGCAGCATCCCGGCGCGCCTGAAGGCGACGTTCCCGCGCGCCTGGGGGCTCGTCTACAACAAGTACTACGTCGACGAGCTGTACCAGGTGACGATCGTGCGCGGCGCCCTGCTCTTCTCCCGCGCCATGTACTGGGTGGACCAGAACCTGATCGACGGGCTCGTCAATCTGATGGGCCTCCTCGGCCGTTCCGTCGCCTACGTCGACGCGGGAATCGACAAGTACATCGTCGACGGCGCCGTGAACGGCCTCGCCTCGCTCACCTGGAACAGCGGCCGCGCGCTGCGGCGCATCCAGACCGGCCACATCCAGGCCTACCTCTACGGCGCTCTCGGCGGCGCCATCGCGTTCGTCATCATCCAGTACGTCATTCGGTAA
- the nuoK gene encoding NADH-quinone oxidoreductase subunit NuoK, with product MTSIGLPHFLIVGAVLFALGMVTVVTRRNAVGILMGVELILNAANVNFIAFNHYVEGPGKITGQVFSIFVIVLAAAEAAIGLAIVLAIYQTFRTIDVQETDLLRE from the coding sequence ATGACGAGCATCGGTCTACCTCACTTTCTCATCGTCGGCGCCGTCCTCTTCGCCCTGGGGATGGTGACCGTGGTCACGCGCCGCAACGCCGTCGGCATCCTGATGGGCGTCGAGCTGATCCTCAACGCCGCCAACGTGAACTTCATCGCCTTCAACCACTACGTGGAAGGGCCCGGCAAGATCACAGGGCAGGTGTTCTCCATCTTCGTGATCGTGCTGGCGGCGGCGGAAGCGGCCATCGGCCTCGCCATCGTTTTGGCCATCTACCAGACCTTCCGCACCATCGACGTGCAGGAAACCGATCTGCTCCGCGAGTAG
- a CDS encoding NADH-quinone oxidoreductase subunit J: MRLGVLAAGLAGIVGVAVLNRFAHLGLAPTLLLEYVAVTCVIWGLNGFLFRTVPLSGLSLLVFSAAAFGVLFLVAYFVGAIVAPLLFDAAGQFIGLVHLTDFLFYAFALMTIAGAAGCAFSRNIIYSAWALLFAFLGVAGLYVFLGADFPAVAQVLIYVGGILVLILFAIMLTKQIGGDPSLTNAHLGLPIGAALAAATVGTLAYMAVMTPWKEAPSRSYEPVSAALGTAFLTDFLLPFEVASVVLLAALVGAVIIARKEIKEQSDAVLE; this comes from the coding sequence GTGCGTCTCGGCGTGCTTGCGGCGGGGCTTGCAGGGATCGTCGGCGTAGCCGTACTGAACCGATTCGCGCACCTCGGCCTCGCACCCACCCTGCTGCTCGAGTACGTCGCCGTCACCTGCGTGATCTGGGGGCTGAACGGGTTCCTCTTCCGCACCGTTCCGCTTTCCGGGCTCTCGCTGCTGGTGTTCTCCGCCGCGGCGTTCGGCGTCCTGTTCCTCGTCGCGTACTTCGTCGGCGCCATCGTCGCGCCGCTGCTCTTCGACGCCGCCGGGCAGTTCATCGGGCTGGTGCACCTGACGGATTTTCTCTTCTACGCCTTCGCCTTGATGACCATCGCCGGCGCGGCGGGATGCGCATTCTCGCGCAACATCATCTACTCCGCCTGGGCGCTGCTCTTCGCCTTCCTCGGCGTCGCCGGCCTCTACGTCTTCCTCGGGGCCGACTTTCCCGCGGTGGCGCAGGTCCTGATCTACGTCGGCGGGATCCTGGTGCTGATCCTCTTCGCCATCATGCTCACCAAGCAGATCGGCGGCGACCCGAGTCTGACCAACGCGCACCTCGGGCTGCCGATCGGCGCTGCGCTGGCGGCCGCGACCGTCGGCACCCTCGCGTACATGGCGGTGATGACCCCCTGGAAGGAGGCGCCCTCGCGGTCCTACGAGCCGGTGAGCGCGGCGCTGGGCACGGCCTTCCTCACCGACTTCCTTTTGCCGTTCGAGGTCGCCTCGGTGGTGCTGCTCGCGGCGCTGGTCGGCGCGGTGATCATCGCGCGCAAGGAAATCAAGGAACAATCCGACGCGGTCCTCGAATGA
- a CDS encoding 4Fe-4S dicluster domain-containing protein, which translates to MAETLLPPPQTPGALGAYVKNVRDTAKSFWEGMSVTLSYMFRKPITSQYPDRMSVPVHHTIPARYRGFLEVDMDICTACQACERACPIQVINIDILKGDGKITPKLRMERFDIDIGKCMYCGLCVEPCPTGAIQHTREFEGAVMHFNNLTLRFVPDPLVPAVPYKPPKGAEAFPRQQLGEITRKLIKAWDAPPPPFPSKEETAKADHGKPKAAGLDVAAMGRQLAARALQVKEDKPKLQKVLEEAMAGTDCGDCGYPDCFGYSNAIAQGKDTSTEKCAPGGADSKAMLETILVSLKTGVVPGAAEPKHEAPAPAPGSAKEPEKPKGPPLAQTLPKDELYKVVLDAMAGTDCGDCEYPDCDGYTKGIVYEGQTDLGRCAPGGEDTRAKLYEIMLGTKPPPK; encoded by the coding sequence ATGGCTGAGACCCTGCTCCCTCCCCCACAGACTCCCGGCGCCCTCGGCGCGTACGTGAAGAACGTCCGCGACACGGCGAAGAGCTTCTGGGAGGGCATGAGCGTCACGCTCAGCTACATGTTCCGGAAGCCGATCACCTCGCAGTACCCGGACCGGATGTCGGTGCCCGTGCACCATACGATCCCGGCGCGCTACCGCGGTTTCCTGGAAGTGGACATGGACATCTGCACGGCGTGCCAGGCCTGCGAGCGCGCGTGCCCGATTCAGGTCATCAACATCGACATCCTCAAGGGCGACGGAAAGATTACGCCCAAGCTCCGGATGGAGCGGTTCGACATCGACATCGGCAAGTGCATGTACTGCGGGCTCTGCGTCGAGCCCTGTCCGACCGGCGCCATCCAGCACACGCGCGAGTTCGAAGGCGCGGTGATGCACTTCAACAACCTCACGCTGCGCTTCGTGCCCGATCCGCTGGTGCCGGCGGTTCCCTACAAGCCGCCGAAAGGCGCGGAGGCCTTTCCGCGCCAGCAGCTCGGGGAGATCACCCGCAAGCTGATCAAGGCCTGGGATGCTCCGCCGCCCCCGTTTCCCTCGAAGGAGGAGACGGCGAAGGCCGATCACGGCAAGCCCAAGGCTGCGGGGCTGGATGTGGCCGCGATGGGCCGCCAGCTCGCCGCGCGCGCCCTGCAGGTCAAGGAAGACAAGCCGAAGCTGCAGAAAGTGCTCGAAGAGGCGATGGCCGGCACCGACTGCGGCGATTGCGGCTATCCGGACTGCTTCGGGTATTCCAACGCGATCGCGCAGGGCAAGGACACCAGCACCGAGAAGTGCGCGCCGGGCGGGGCCGACTCCAAAGCGATGCTGGAGACCATTCTCGTCTCGCTGAAGACAGGGGTCGTTCCGGGCGCCGCCGAGCCAAAGCACGAGGCGCCGGCGCCTGCGCCCGGCAGTGCAAAGGAGCCCGAGAAGCCTAAAGGGCCGCCGCTGGCGCAGACCTTGCCGAAGGACGAGCTTTACAAAGTGGTGCTCGACGCGATGGCCGGCACGGACTGCGGCGACTGCGAATATCCGGACTGCGACGGCTACACGAAGGGCATCGTCTACGAGGGCCAGACCGACCTGGGCCGCTGCGCTCCCGGCGGCGAGGATACCCGCGCCAAGCTGTACGAAATCATGCTAGGCACCAAGCCGCCGCCAAAGTAG
- the nuoH gene encoding NADH-quinone oxidoreductase subunit NuoH, with protein sequence MQGFIDNLIRGWGYDPATWPWTQFVYVGFMGLFSFIVINFAAITGGIFSWAERRIAARMQSRVGPNRVGPAGFLQWIADAVKLLFKEDLIPAEADNVLFRAAPYFMMVGFACVFVALPFSHRLVIADMNIGIFYILAVTALIVVGIIMSGWSSNSKWSLFGAIRSAAQIISYEIPAGMALMIPVLLAGTMSTQGIIRAQGPWPWQWFIFDNPAATAGFFIFFISALAEGNRTPFDLPEAESELVSGYNTEYSGMRFSYFFLVEWGNLWVMSALAVTMFMGGWQVPFFPAERLDALTGWTAFFAEVASVLVFAGKTLFFVFVVMWLRWTLPRIRVDQMMNMCWKYLVPASFVGVLFVAGWMLIVRAAPAVGMAMHFLLAGAAAVAVIMFVQRVAHNLRDTGDKFDFTSNW encoded by the coding sequence ATGCAGGGGTTCATCGACAACCTGATCCGCGGGTGGGGATACGACCCCGCGACCTGGCCCTGGACGCAGTTCGTCTACGTCGGCTTCATGGGGCTGTTCTCGTTCATCGTGATCAACTTCGCCGCCATCACCGGCGGGATCTTCTCCTGGGCCGAGCGGCGCATCGCCGCTCGGATGCAGAGCCGCGTAGGACCGAACCGCGTCGGCCCGGCCGGGTTCCTGCAGTGGATCGCGGACGCGGTGAAGTTGCTCTTCAAGGAAGACCTGATCCCGGCCGAAGCGGACAACGTGCTCTTCCGGGCGGCGCCCTACTTCATGATGGTCGGGTTCGCCTGCGTGTTCGTGGCGCTGCCCTTCAGCCACCGGCTGGTCATCGCCGACATGAACATCGGGATCTTCTACATCCTCGCCGTCACCGCGCTGATCGTGGTGGGGATCATCATGTCGGGCTGGAGCTCCAACTCGAAGTGGAGCCTCTTCGGCGCCATCCGCAGCGCCGCGCAGATCATCTCCTACGAGATCCCCGCCGGGATGGCGCTGATGATCCCGGTGCTGCTCGCGGGCACCATGTCCACGCAGGGCATCATCCGCGCCCAGGGGCCTTGGCCCTGGCAGTGGTTCATCTTCGACAACCCGGCCGCGACCGCCGGCTTTTTCATCTTCTTCATCAGCGCGCTGGCGGAGGGCAACCGGACGCCGTTCGACCTGCCGGAGGCCGAATCGGAGCTGGTCTCCGGCTACAACACCGAGTACTCGGGGATGCGGTTCTCCTACTTCTTCCTCGTGGAGTGGGGAAACCTCTGGGTGATGTCGGCGCTGGCCGTCACCATGTTCATGGGCGGCTGGCAGGTGCCGTTCTTCCCCGCCGAGCGGCTCGACGCGCTCACCGGCTGGACGGCCTTCTTCGCCGAGGTGGCCTCGGTCCTGGTGTTTGCCGGCAAGACGCTGTTCTTCGTCTTCGTGGTGATGTGGCTGCGCTGGACGTTGCCGCGCATCCGCGTCGATCAGATGATGAACATGTGCTGGAAGTACCTGGTGCCGGCCAGCTTCGTCGGGGTGCTCTTCGTGGCCGGGTGGATGCTGATCGTCCGGGCCGCGCCGGCCGTCGGAATGGCCATGCACTTCCTGCTCGCGGGAGCGGCGGCGGTGGCCGTGATCATGTTCGTCCAGCGCGTGGCCCACAACCTTCGCGACACCGGCGACAAGTTCGACTTCACCTCCAACTGGTGA
- a CDS encoding NADH-quinone oxidoreductase subunit D, with protein MENKEVLRRIEISGDMLLNMGPQHPSTHGVINFLVQTDGEVMKRAIPEVGYLHRSLEKIGERCTYNGYMPYTDRVDYIAAMFANQGWAMAVERLLGMQIPRRAEYCRVIACELNRISSHLISVGTMAMDIGAVTPFPYALREREFINDLLEELCGARLTYNYLRIGGVAFDLPSGYEDKVSTFLDHFEKILDEFNRLITYNEIFIKRLAHLAPIPAQMAIDYCLVGPNLRACGLSFDVRKALPYSVYPDFQFDVPVGKGEVGTMGDAWDRFWCRVEEMRQSCRILRQALAQLPKDSQIMGKVPRKIKIPEGTEAYSRIESARGDMQYYVVAGPGENAHRVKIRTGSFTAMGIIDALSRGLMIADLVALIASLDVVAPEIDR; from the coding sequence ATGGAGAACAAGGAGGTTCTCCGCCGCATCGAGATCAGCGGGGACATGCTGCTCAACATGGGGCCGCAGCATCCGAGCACCCACGGCGTGATCAACTTCCTCGTCCAGACCGATGGCGAGGTGATGAAGCGCGCCATCCCCGAGGTCGGGTACCTGCACCGCAGCCTGGAGAAGATCGGCGAGCGCTGCACGTACAACGGATACATGCCCTACACCGACCGCGTCGACTACATCGCCGCCATGTTCGCCAATCAGGGCTGGGCCATGGCGGTGGAACGCCTGCTCGGCATGCAGATCCCCAGGCGCGCCGAGTATTGCCGGGTGATCGCCTGCGAGCTGAACCGCATCTCCAGCCACCTGATCTCCGTCGGCACCATGGCGATGGACATCGGCGCGGTGACGCCCTTCCCGTACGCGCTGCGCGAGCGCGAGTTCATCAACGATCTGCTCGAGGAGCTTTGTGGCGCGCGGCTGACCTACAACTACCTGCGCATCGGGGGGGTCGCCTTCGACCTGCCCAGCGGGTACGAGGACAAGGTCTCGACCTTCCTCGACCACTTCGAGAAGATCCTCGACGAGTTCAACCGGCTGATCACCTACAACGAGATCTTCATCAAGCGGCTGGCGCATCTCGCGCCCATCCCCGCTCAGATGGCCATCGACTACTGCCTGGTGGGTCCCAACCTGCGCGCGTGCGGTCTGAGCTTCGACGTGCGCAAGGCCCTGCCCTACTCGGTCTATCCGGACTTCCAGTTCGACGTGCCGGTGGGCAAGGGCGAAGTCGGAACGATGGGCGATGCCTGGGACCGCTTCTGGTGCCGCGTGGAGGAGATGCGCCAGAGCTGCCGCATCCTCCGCCAGGCGCTGGCCCAGCTCCCCAAGGACAGCCAGATCATGGGGAAGGTGCCGCGCAAGATCAAAATCCCGGAGGGCACCGAGGCGTACAGCCGCATCGAGAGCGCGCGCGGCGACATGCAGTACTACGTGGTCGCCGGCCCGGGCGAGAACGCGCACCGGGTGAAGATCCGGACCGGCAGCTTCACCGCCATGGGCATCATCGACGCGCTCTCCCGCGGCCTGATGATCGCCGACCTGGTGGCGCTGATCGCTTCCCTCGACGTCGTCGCACCGGAGATCGATCGCTAG
- a CDS encoding NADH-quinone oxidoreductase subunit C, translated as MTFEEIQQRLAGKFGERIGALSPANKDPFLVVQAADIVEICRYAKEDEALAFDCLMNLSTIDWPKRNQIEVVYHLWSYRRRHAFVLKVQLDRAKPEIASIESLWKSADWLEREQYDLMGVQFTGHPDLRRIMMPDDWVGNPLRKDYAEQAQWHNITTTRDNSLEGYVRLDELKKKAAEAAAASKKELPQ; from the coding sequence ATGACGTTCGAAGAGATTCAGCAGCGCCTCGCCGGCAAGTTCGGTGAGCGCATTGGCGCACTTTCCCCCGCGAACAAGGACCCGTTCCTCGTGGTGCAGGCGGCGGACATCGTGGAGATCTGCCGGTACGCGAAGGAGGACGAGGCCCTGGCCTTCGACTGCCTGATGAACCTCTCCACCATCGACTGGCCGAAGAGGAACCAGATCGAGGTCGTCTACCACCTCTGGAGCTACCGGAGGAGGCACGCCTTCGTCCTCAAGGTGCAGCTCGATCGGGCAAAGCCGGAGATCGCCAGCATCGAATCGCTCTGGAAGTCCGCCGACTGGCTCGAGCGCGAGCAGTACGACCTGATGGGGGTCCAGTTCACCGGACATCCCGACCTGCGCCGGATCATGATGCCGGACGACTGGGTGGGAAACCCGCTGCGGAAGGACTACGCGGAGCAGGCGCAGTGGCACAACATCACCACCACGCGCGACAACTCGCTGGAAGGCTACGTCCGCCTCGACGAGCTGAAGAAGAAGGCCGCTGAAGCCGCCGCGGCCTCGAAGAAGGAGCTGCCGCAGTGA
- a CDS encoding NADH-quinone oxidoreductase subunit B, with protein sequence MARDYQQDFGSIITSKTSFIDEIINLARKSSIFYLLFGLACCGIELMQTGGPRADIDRFGSVPRATPRQSDLMIVAGTLTYKMAERCRLLYEQMAEPKYVISMGSCASCGGLFQYAYSVCKGVDKLVPVDIYVPGCPPRPEALTEGLMRVQDKIVRERWFSARQKVGQGQPSLGVDYKVTA encoded by the coding sequence ATGGCCAGGGATTACCAGCAGGACTTCGGTTCCATCATCACCAGCAAGACCTCGTTCATCGACGAGATCATCAACCTGGCGCGCAAGAGCAGCATCTTCTACCTGCTCTTCGGGCTCGCCTGCTGCGGGATCGAGCTGATGCAGACCGGCGGTCCGCGGGCGGACATCGACCGATTCGGATCCGTCCCCCGGGCGACGCCGCGCCAGAGCGACCTGATGATCGTCGCCGGAACCCTGACCTACAAGATGGCCGAGCGCTGCCGCCTGCTCTACGAGCAGATGGCCGAGCCGAAGTACGTCATCTCCATGGGCTCCTGCGCCTCCTGCGGCGGCCTCTTCCAGTACGCCTACTCGGTCTGCAAGGGCGTCGACAAGCTCGTGCCGGTGGACATCTACGTACCCGGCTGCCCGCCCCGTCCCGAGGCGCTGACCGAAGGCCTGATGCGGGTGCAGGACAAGATCGTCCGCGAGCGGTGGTTCAGCGCGCGCCAGAAGGTCGGCCAGGGTCAGCCCTCCCTGGGCGTCGACTACAAGGTGACCGCCTAG
- a CDS encoding NADH-quinone oxidoreductase subunit A, giving the protein MPFHFANVLLFSATAVLFVLGSLVAGRFLRPHAPTREKSMIYECGEKPIGHAWFNFNPRFYLIALVFVIFEVEIAFMFPVASVYKAFIEKGQGLLAFIEIFVFVAILAVGLAYVWAMGDLEWVKGLKQDVLQSIRDQKQKPLQGKDEKKAA; this is encoded by the coding sequence ATGCCCTTCCATTTCGCCAACGTTCTGCTTTTCTCCGCCACGGCGGTCCTGTTCGTCCTCGGCTCGCTGGTCGCTGGGCGCTTCCTGCGCCCGCATGCGCCCACGCGAGAGAAGTCGATGATCTATGAGTGCGGCGAAAAGCCCATCGGCCACGCCTGGTTCAATTTCAATCCGCGCTTCTACCTGATCGCGCTGGTGTTCGTGATCTTCGAGGTGGAGATCGCGTTCATGTTCCCCGTGGCGTCGGTCTACAAGGCGTTCATCGAGAAGGGCCAGGGGCTGCTCGCCTTCATCGAGATCTTCGTCTTCGTCGCCATCCTGGCCGTGGGCCTCGCCTACGTGTGGGCCATGGGCGATCTGGAGTGGGTGAAGGGGCTGAAGCAGGACGTGCTGCAGTCGATCCGGGACCAGAAGCAGAAGCCCCTCCAGGGCAAAGACGAAAAGAAGGCGGCGTAG